From a region of the Malania oleifera isolate guangnan ecotype guangnan chromosome 12, ASM2987363v1, whole genome shotgun sequence genome:
- the LOC131144283 gene encoding cytochrome P450 71B10-like, whose protein sequence is MALHPLLLWLLLLLPPLLLLLNKINSLHKRHKNLPPGPPKLPIIGNLHQLGALPHHSLRRLSARYGPVMLIHLCRTPTLIISSVEAAKEVLKHHDLECCSRPLLTGPGRLSYNYLDIAFVPFGDYWREVRKLCVLELFSNKRVQSFRPVREEEVALLVDSISESAAAGSAVDLGEKSLTLLANITCRVAFGKSFTGSGIDNGRFEEVIHEALAMLGSFSASDFFPTVGWVVDRITGLHRRMERSFKDLDGFYEQVIEEHLDRGRIEQDQEDIIDVLLRIERDQAVSGALRITKDHIKAILMNIFLAGVDTGALTIVWAMAELARDPRAMKKAQAEVRSYFANKGRVAESELDQLPFLKMVVKETLRLHPANPILIPRETMSQFKLNGYNVYPKTRVHVNVWAIGRDPSLWENPEEFFPERFANSSIDFKGQHYELLPFGAGRRGCPGIYMGATMVELALANLLYHFDWKLPSGMKEEDLNMDEKAGLTVYKRSPLLLVPVKHVIS, encoded by the exons ATGGCTCTTCACCCCCTGCTCCTATGGCTTCTCCTCCTCCTTCCACCCCTCCTCCTCTTGCTCAACAAGATCAACTCCCTACACAAGCGCCACAAAAATCTACCCCCCGGCCCTCCCAAGCTCCCCATTATCGGCAACCTCCACCAGCTCGGCGCCCTCCCCCACCACTCCCTCCGCCGCCTCTCTGCCCGTTACGGCCCCGTCATGCTCATCCACCTCTGCCGCACCCCCACCCTCATCATCTCCTCCGTCGAAGCCGCCAAAGAAGTCCTAAAGCACCACGACCTCGAGTGCTGCAGCCGACCCCTCCTCACCGGCCCCGGCCGCCTCTCCTACAACTACCTCGACATCGCCTTCGTCCCCTTCGGCGATTACTGGCGCGAGGTCCGGAAACTCTGCGTCCTCGAGCTCTTCAGCAACAAAAGGGTCCAATCGTTTCGGCCGGTCAGGGAGGAGGAAGTGGCTCTGTTGGTGGATTCGATTTCGGAATCCGCCGCCGCGGGGAGCGCGGTGGATTTGGGGGAAAAATCGCTGACTCTGCTGGCGAACATAACGTGCAGGGTTGCGTTCGGGAAGAGCTTCACGGGGAGCGGAATCGATAACGGGAGGTTTGAGGAGGTGATTCACGAGGCGTTGGCGATGCTGGGGTCGTTCTCGGCTAGTGATTTTTTCCCGACGGTGGGGTGGGTGGTGGACCGGATCACGGGGCTCCATCGGAGGATGGAGAGGAGTTTTAAGGATTTGGATGGGTTTTACGAGCAGGTGATTGAGGAGCACCTTGACCGCGGGAGGATAGAGCAAGATCAGGAAGACATTATTGATGTGCTGCTACGAATAGAAAGGGATCAGGCTGTGTCTGGTGCCCTTCGGATCACCAAAGATCATATCAAGGCAATCCTCATG AACATATTTTTGGCTGGAGTTGACACAGGTGCGCTTACCATAGTCTGGGCAATGGCAGAGCTTGCAAGGGATCCAAGAGCAATGAAGAAAGCACAAGCCGAGGTTAGAAGCTACTTTGCAAACAAAGGAAGAGTCGCAGAGAGCGAGCTCGATCAGCTCCCGTTCCTAAAGATGGTGGTGAAAGAAACCCTGCGACTGCATCCGGCAAACCCAATTCTGATTCCAAGAGAAACAATGTCGCAGTTCAAGCTCAATGGCTACAATGTGTACCCAAAGACCCGAGTCCATGTTAATGTTTGGGCAATTGGGAGAGACCCCTCCTTGTGGGAGAACCCAGAGGAGTTCTTCCCAGAGAGATTTGCCAATAGCTCTATTGATTTTAAAGGCCAGCATTATGAGCTACTGCCGTTCGGAGCTGGTCGCCGAGGTTGCCCCGGGATATACATGGGAGCAACAATGGTGGAGCTTGCACTTGCAAATCTCTTGTACCATTTTGACTGGAAGTTGCCCAGTGGGATGAAGGAGGAAGACCTAAACATGGATGAGAAGGCTGGCCTCACAGTGTATAAGAGATCACCTCTTCTTCTTGTGCCGGTCAAGCATGTCATAAGCTGA